A section of the Heptranchias perlo isolate sHepPer1 chromosome 44, sHepPer1.hap1, whole genome shotgun sequence genome encodes:
- the psmd4a gene encoding 26S proteasome non-ATPase regulatory subunit 4a codes for MGAQFTGGGGRAVGGGVKMVLESTMVCVDNSEYMRNGDFLPTRLQAQQDAVNIVCHSKTRSNPENNVGLITLANNCEVLTTLTPDTGRILSKLHAVQPTGKISFCTGIRVAHLALKHRQGKNHKTRIIVFVGSPVEDNEKDLVKLAKRLKKEKVNVDIVNFGEEEANTEKLTAFINALNGKDGTGSHLVTVPPGPSLADALISSPILAGEGGTMLGLGASDFEFGVDPSADPELALALRVSMEEQRQRQEEEARRAAAASAVEAGIVTPTGDDPDDALLKMSISQQESAGTGLPDFSSMTEDEQIAYAMQMSLQAPEFGSPADISSMDTGTAMDTSEASGKEEDNYDVMEDPEFLQSVLENLPGVDPNNEAIRNAMGSLASQASKDSKKDKEEEKK; via the exons ATGGGAGCGCAGTTTACTGGCGGCGGCGGGCGGGCGGTTGGGGGAGGCGTCAAGATGGTGCTGGAGAGTACGATGGTCTG TGTCGACAACAGCGAATACATGAGAAATGGGGACTTCCTGCCAACCAGGCTGCAGGCGCAGCAAGATGCCGTCAACATCGTCTGTCATTCCAAAACGCGGAGCAATCCCGAGAACAACGTGGGGCTCATCACGCTCGCCAA TAACTGCGAGGTGCTCACGACCTTGACCCCTGACACGGGTCGAATTCTGTCCAAGCTTCACGCCGTCCAGCCCACGGGGAAAATCAGCTTCTGCACTGGCATCCGAGTGGCACAC TTGGCTCTTAAACATCGTCAGGGGAAAAACCACAAAACGAGGATCATTGTGTTTGTCGGAAGCCCGGTGGAGGATAACGAGAAGGAT TTGGTCAAATTAGCAAAGAGGCTGAAGAAAGAGAAGGTGAACGTGGATATAGTGAACTTTGGAGAGGAG GAAGCAAACACGGAGAAGTTAACCGCCTTTATCAACGCACTTAACGGGAAGGATGGAACGGGCTCCCACCTGGTGACAGTGCCTCCGGGCCCCAGCCTCGCAGACGCTCTCATCAGCTCTCCCATCCTGGCCGGGGAAGGGGGCACCATGCTGGGGCTCGGGGCCAGCGACTTCGAGTTTGGAGTGGACCCCAGCGCGGACCCCGAATTGGCCCTG GCTCTCCGTGTGTCGATGGAGGAACAGCGGCAGCGGCAGGAGGAGGAAGCCAGGCGAGCTGCAGCCGCGTCGGCGGTGGAGGCGGGAATAGTGACCCCGACTGGTGACG ATCCGGACGACGCTCTCCTGAAGATGTCTATAAGTCAGCAGGAGTCTGCGGGCACTGGTTTGCCTGACTTCAGCAGTATGACCGAGGATGAACAGATTGCCTATGCCATGCAGATGTCCTTACAGGCGCCAG AGTTCGGCAGCCCCGCGGACATATCCAGCATGGACACCGGCACCGCGATGGACACCTCCGAGGCTTCGGGCAAG GAAGAAGACAACTACGATGTGATGGAGGATCCCGAGTTCCTGCAGAGTGTGCTGGAGAACCTGCCGGGAGTCGACCCAAACAACGAGGCCATTCGCAACGCCATGGGCTCCCTGGCCTCGCAGGCCTCAAAGGACAGCAAGAAAGacaaggaggaagagaagaaatgA